A window of Sphingorhabdus lacus contains these coding sequences:
- a CDS encoding DUF1491 family protein, with translation MSSARLTSQFRVSALQKLAEAEGGFAAVLRKGDQLSGAILLVGQIKGRNPVIYERYPELDGSFSWHQVTQAIGGDETEPTKYWKSRIKRDPDLWVLELDVASKERLDGLLAADS, from the coding sequence TTGAGTTCTGCTAGGCTCACCAGCCAGTTTCGCGTTTCGGCGCTTCAAAAACTCGCCGAGGCCGAAGGCGGATTTGCTGCCGTACTGCGCAAAGGCGACCAACTATCGGGTGCTATCCTGCTTGTCGGGCAGATTAAAGGTCGCAATCCCGTAATTTACGAACGTTACCCCGAACTTGACGGTTCCTTCTCCTGGCATCAGGTGACACAAGCGATAGGGGGCGATGAGACAGAACCTACAAAATATTGGAAATCACGCATTAAACGCGATCCTGATTTGTGGGTTCTCGAACTGGACGTCGCGTCGAAAGAACGGTTGGACGGACTTTTGGCCGCCGACTCTTGA
- the coaE gene encoding dephospho-CoA kinase (Dephospho-CoA kinase (CoaE) performs the final step in coenzyme A biosynthesis.) has protein sequence MNRPRIIGLTGSIGMGKSTVAAMFADEGIPVFDADAVVHELQKEGGALVPEIETAFPGTTGPHGVDRKALGAAVFGDRDKLAKLESIVHPAVAKQRSVFLRDHADADIVLFDIPLLFEKGGYRGVDTIVVVSSPYTVQRKRVLARPGMTEEKFDHIVTLQTNDADKRARADFVIETGQSLVETRLNVHELVKKLRAGLA, from the coding sequence ATGAACAGGCCCCGCATTATCGGACTAACTGGGTCTATCGGTATGGGCAAATCGACCGTCGCAGCGATGTTCGCCGATGAAGGGATTCCGGTATTTGATGCGGACGCTGTGGTACACGAATTGCAAAAAGAGGGTGGGGCATTGGTACCTGAAATCGAGACAGCGTTTCCCGGCACAACCGGCCCGCACGGTGTAGACCGAAAGGCGTTAGGCGCGGCGGTGTTCGGAGATCGGGACAAGCTGGCAAAATTGGAATCTATTGTTCATCCTGCGGTAGCAAAGCAGCGATCTGTCTTTTTGCGCGACCACGCTGATGCGGATATAGTATTGTTCGATATACCTCTTTTGTTCGAAAAGGGCGGGTATAGAGGGGTCGACACTATTGTCGTGGTTTCTTCGCCTTATACAGTCCAGCGGAAAAGGGTGCTGGCACGGCCTGGAATGACAGAGGAAAAATTCGACCATATTGTCACATTGCAAACGAATGATGCAGACAAGCGTGCTCGGGCTGATTTTGTAATTGAAACCGGCCAGTCGCTGGTTGAAACACGACTTAATGTCCACGAACTTGTCAAAAAGCTGCGTGCGGGTCTTGCATAA
- a CDS encoding sterol desaturase family protein yields the protein MIEAGLGLYAISIPAALLILFSVAEWLWPRSKRALPRKYRWLTHMLFFLTNAALGRLLALFVVVASAAAWADSYSFGLLHQTHWPLSLEAGLAFILLDLAVWVQHRAMHRLPVLWRIHKVHHSDRDLDTTTALRFHPFELLTSTIFKSACVTLLGVPVLVALAFELWLNCNALFNHSNIRLPRSMDRVLRMILVTPDMHLVHHSTDRSEQNYNYGFALTWWDRLFGTYVYESAMGRDQQTIGLEEMADDRPAHFFWSMKLPLT from the coding sequence ATGATTGAGGCGGGGCTGGGTCTTTATGCGATATCTATCCCCGCCGCTTTGCTGATCCTGTTTTCGGTAGCTGAATGGCTGTGGCCACGCAGTAAAAGGGCGTTGCCGCGAAAGTATCGCTGGCTCACCCATATGCTATTTTTCCTCACCAACGCGGCTTTAGGTCGGTTGCTTGCCTTATTTGTTGTCGTAGCCAGTGCCGCAGCATGGGCAGACAGTTACAGCTTCGGCTTGCTCCACCAAACCCATTGGCCGTTATCGTTGGAGGCGGGGCTCGCATTTATTCTGCTTGATCTCGCGGTATGGGTGCAACATCGGGCGATGCATCGGCTCCCCGTCTTATGGCGGATCCACAAGGTCCACCATAGCGACCGCGATCTGGATACCACGACCGCGCTGCGTTTTCACCCTTTCGAGCTTTTGACTTCCACCATTTTTAAATCGGCTTGCGTCACCTTGCTGGGAGTTCCCGTGCTGGTGGCGCTTGCGTTTGAGCTATGGCTGAATTGCAATGCTCTCTTCAACCACAGCAATATTCGCCTGCCGCGTTCCATGGATCGAGTCTTGCGGATGATCTTGGTCACGCCGGATATGCATCTGGTGCACCACAGTACGGATCGTAGCGAACAGAACTACAATTACGGCTTTGCCTTGACGTGGTGGGATAGACTGTTTGGCACCTATGTCTATGAATCCGCCATGGGTCGTGATCAACAAACTATCGGCCTGGAAGAGATGGCCGACGATCGACCAGCCCATTTCTTTTGGAGTATGAAGCTGCCTTTGACGTAG
- a CDS encoding COQ9 family protein: protein MMASCAYIFGMTDQKLPTDPTLDEIRAALAPLIARNAAFDGWSYAAVDSAAVELEIEPDVAALAFNGNAMRMVDAWIDSIDQELARRLTASRLNALKIRDRITILLATRLEIMNPDREALRRAMAIMAMPQNIVRGTKVGWRSADRMWRMAGDTASDFNHYTKRATLSAVYGSTISVFVNDESPDFIDTRAFLDRRIENVMQFEKVKAQARARKEYAPSLSRFIGRLRYPA, encoded by the coding sequence ATGATGGCATCTTGCGCCTACATTTTCGGGATGACCGACCAAAAGCTTCCGACCGATCCGACTCTTGACGAAATCCGCGCCGCGCTCGCGCCACTTATTGCACGCAATGCGGCCTTTGACGGTTGGAGCTACGCCGCAGTGGACTCGGCTGCGGTTGAACTGGAAATCGAACCCGATGTCGCAGCATTGGCATTTAATGGCAATGCCATGAGGATGGTGGACGCATGGATCGATTCGATTGATCAAGAACTTGCCCGCCGCCTGACAGCGAGTAGGTTAAATGCGCTGAAGATAAGAGATCGCATCACTATATTGCTGGCGACCCGGCTAGAGATTATGAATCCTGACCGTGAAGCCCTGCGCCGTGCAATGGCAATTATGGCAATGCCTCAGAATATTGTCCGCGGTACGAAAGTTGGCTGGCGTTCCGCCGACCGGATGTGGCGCATGGCGGGGGATACGGCCAGCGATTTCAACCATTATACCAAACGTGCAACACTCTCGGCCGTATATGGAAGCACAATCAGCGTCTTTGTTAATGACGAGAGTCCTGATTTTATCGATACCCGCGCCTTTCTTGACCGGCGGATCGAAAATGTGATGCAGTTTGAAAAGGTGAAGGCGCAGGCACGCGCGCGTAAGGAATACGCCCCAAGCCTTTCACGCTTCATTGGACGCCTTCGCTATCCTGCGTAA
- a CDS encoding DUF3604 domain-containing protein, with translation MPKKRTIILGAVAVGAIGVGLTYGWRHWQEKSILDDSHIAQIASDKEVTSGPAMKLLWGDTHLHTSNSIDAFGFGVKLGPEEALRFARGEEITSTWGLKAKLERPLDFLVIADHSGGLGATKALYDAPSFLIRDPVLRRWHDEMHKGPEGMQRVTAELIDRVGRNDLPKSLTDPEKQRKTSTNIWTGHSSLIERYNEPGKFTAFMGFEYTLMPGGNNLHRVVMFRDGKSRTDQVLPYDPGQGDSPVSQLWDYMDNYEKRTGGKVLAIPHNSNLSNGLMFELVGPGGGPMTAEYARRRAAREPVVEITQIKGDSEAHPFLSPNDEFAGYGTAGWQLGNLTMQAAKKPQDFAGEYIREALKRGLSIEAKTGANPYKFGVIGSTDSHTALATADENNFFGKHSGGEPNGKRASEPQNLGTREGRFGWHYLAGGYAAVWATANTRAAIFDAMMRKEIYATTGPRMTVRFFGGWDFKSDDLTGNWVMAGYKRGVPMGSDLKPGKGAPSFIISALKDPIGANLDRVQVVKGWVDASGQMQEKVFDVVWGDADKRQRSANGKIPAVGDTVNIAKASYSNSIGDPELQAVWSDPEFNASQKAFYYLRILEIPTPRWVLFDAIRYGAKLLPGTELKSQERAYSSPIWYNPTKAS, from the coding sequence ATGCCAAAAAAACGTACCATTATTCTGGGAGCTGTCGCGGTCGGTGCCATCGGTGTCGGATTAACTTATGGCTGGCGCCATTGGCAGGAAAAGTCGATCCTCGACGATTCCCACATTGCACAGATCGCATCTGACAAGGAAGTTACTTCCGGACCAGCCATGAAGCTTCTGTGGGGCGACACCCATTTACATACATCAAATTCCATTGATGCCTTTGGTTTTGGTGTAAAGCTAGGGCCTGAAGAAGCGTTGCGGTTTGCGCGAGGAGAGGAAATCACCTCGACCTGGGGCCTGAAGGCAAAATTGGAACGCCCGCTTGATTTTCTTGTCATCGCTGATCACTCAGGCGGGCTTGGCGCAACCAAGGCGCTGTATGATGCACCGAGCTTTCTTATTCGCGATCCGGTGTTACGCCGCTGGCATGATGAGATGCACAAGGGACCCGAAGGCATGCAACGGGTCACTGCGGAATTGATCGACAGGGTAGGCCGTAACGACCTACCAAAATCACTGACCGATCCAGAAAAGCAGCGCAAAACCTCGACAAACATTTGGACAGGGCACAGTAGCCTGATAGAGCGTTATAATGAGCCGGGGAAATTCACCGCCTTCATGGGCTTTGAATATACGTTGATGCCCGGCGGTAACAATCTGCACCGTGTGGTCATGTTCCGGGACGGCAAAAGCCGCACCGATCAAGTACTCCCTTACGACCCGGGACAAGGCGATTCACCCGTCAGCCAGCTGTGGGACTATATGGACAATTATGAAAAGCGGACGGGTGGTAAAGTGCTCGCAATTCCGCATAACAGCAACCTGTCCAACGGTTTGATGTTCGAACTTGTCGGTCCGGGTGGTGGACCAATGACTGCCGAATATGCCCGTCGTCGCGCTGCGCGTGAACCTGTCGTTGAAATTACCCAGATCAAAGGTGACAGCGAAGCGCATCCATTCCTGTCTCCAAATGACGAATTTGCAGGCTATGGCACTGCAGGCTGGCAGTTAGGTAATTTGACCATGCAGGCTGCCAAAAAGCCACAGGATTTTGCGGGGGAGTATATTCGCGAAGCGCTGAAGCGAGGGCTGTCTATTGAAGCAAAGACGGGTGCGAACCCTTACAAGTTCGGTGTTATTGGTTCCACAGATAGTCACACCGCACTCGCCACCGCAGATGAAAATAACTTTTTCGGTAAACATTCAGGCGGCGAGCCCAATGGCAAACGGGCATCTGAACCACAAAATCTAGGTACCCGTGAAGGTCGCTTTGGATGGCATTATCTCGCTGGAGGATATGCAGCCGTGTGGGCAACAGCAAACACAAGAGCGGCGATATTCGATGCTATGATGCGGAAGGAAATTTACGCGACCACCGGGCCACGTATGACGGTCCGTTTCTTTGGCGGTTGGGATTTCAAGTCCGATGATTTGACCGGGAACTGGGTGATGGCCGGGTATAAACGCGGCGTGCCTATGGGTAGTGACCTTAAGCCTGGTAAGGGAGCGCCAAGTTTCATTATCTCTGCGCTGAAAGATCCGATCGGCGCCAATCTCGACCGCGTTCAGGTCGTAAAAGGTTGGGTGGATGCATCCGGCCAGATGCAGGAGAAAGTTTTCGATGTGGTTTGGGGTGACGCCGACAAAAGGCAGCGGAGTGCCAATGGTAAGATTCCGGCGGTAGGAGACACAGTCAATATCGCGAAGGCAAGTTACAGCAACAGCATAGGCGATCCCGAGTTACAGGCGGTATGGAGCGATCCAGAATTCAACGCGAGCCAAAAAGCTTTCTACTATCTACGCATTCTCGAAATCCCAACCCCGCGATGGGTTCTATTTGACGCCATCCGATACGGCGCAAAGCTATTGCCCGGCACCGAGTTGAAGTCGCAGGAAAGGGCCTATTCGTCGCCGATCTGGTACAACCCGACCAAGGCAAGCTGA
- a CDS encoding FeoA family protein: MSLVQLDDLPLNSQARVRTIDWAAIPESEGHRLRSLGLEEGVEVEALHKGILLWRDPIAVRVGRMRIAMRRKVASAIFCELSK; the protein is encoded by the coding sequence ATGTCACTGGTGCAATTAGACGATCTCCCCCTCAACAGCCAAGCACGGGTTCGCACCATAGATTGGGCTGCGATCCCAGAAAGCGAAGGCCATCGGCTGCGTTCGCTCGGGTTAGAGGAAGGCGTGGAAGTTGAGGCCCTACATAAGGGTATACTGCTTTGGCGTGACCCTATCGCCGTACGCGTTGGGCGTATGCGGATTGCGATGCGTCGGAAAGTCGCCTCGGCCATTTTCTGCGAGTTATCTAAGTGA
- a CDS encoding alkene reductase, which produces MTATLFDPIQLGAISAKNRVIMSPLTRGRSTTGHVPMSDLKAEYYSQRASAGLIIAEATGISQEGLGWPSAPGVWNDTQVAAWQPVTEAVHEAGGQIILQLWHMGRLVHPDFLGGAQPVSASATTAPGDAHTAEGKKPYTEARALETSEIPRIIEDYVNAAKNAIAAGFDGIQIHAANGYLIDQFLRDNANFRTDQYGGSIENRIRLLREVTQAVVNAIGADRTSVRLSPNGETQGVDDSNPIPLFTAAAAALQNIGIAFLELREVKSYGNFGRTDVPRVSPQIREVFKGPLVLNQEYTKELADADLTSGLADAISFGRPYISNPDLVERLRVGAELTPDNYKTWYTPSAEGYTDYPFLERTDA; this is translated from the coding sequence ATGACTGCAACTTTGTTCGACCCCATTCAGCTTGGCGCAATCAGCGCAAAGAACCGCGTGATCATGTCGCCTTTGACCCGGGGACGCAGCACGACTGGCCATGTACCCATGTCCGATCTGAAAGCCGAATATTATAGTCAGCGCGCAAGCGCAGGCCTGATCATCGCGGAGGCGACGGGCATTTCGCAAGAGGGTCTAGGCTGGCCATCCGCACCGGGGGTTTGGAACGATACGCAAGTTGCTGCGTGGCAGCCGGTAACGGAAGCCGTGCACGAAGCCGGCGGACAAATCATCTTGCAATTGTGGCATATGGGGCGTCTCGTGCATCCCGATTTTCTGGGCGGCGCCCAACCCGTATCGGCATCGGCGACAACGGCCCCTGGAGATGCTCATACCGCCGAAGGGAAAAAGCCGTATACCGAAGCACGAGCGCTTGAAACGTCTGAGATTCCACGCATTATAGAAGACTATGTCAACGCTGCGAAAAACGCGATTGCGGCTGGATTCGACGGTATACAAATCCACGCCGCTAATGGCTATTTGATTGATCAGTTCCTGCGCGATAATGCCAATTTCCGGACCGATCAATATGGAGGTTCGATCGAAAATCGTATCCGCTTGCTCCGCGAAGTAACGCAGGCAGTAGTCAATGCTATAGGGGCCGACCGCACATCTGTCCGCCTGTCGCCGAATGGCGAAACGCAAGGTGTAGACGACAGCAACCCCATACCGCTGTTCACGGCTGCCGCCGCTGCATTGCAGAATATAGGTATCGCGTTCCTTGAACTGCGAGAAGTGAAGTCCTACGGTAATTTTGGTCGAACAGACGTACCTCGTGTTTCGCCGCAAATTCGTGAGGTGTTTAAGGGTCCGCTCGTTCTGAACCAAGAATATACAAAAGAACTGGCCGATGCGGATCTTACCTCTGGCCTTGCAGACGCGATTAGCTTTGGCCGTCCTTACATCAGCAACCCGGATCTTGTGGAACGGCTACGGGTCGGTGCCGAACTGACGCCCGACAACTATAAGACATGGTATACCCCAAGCGCCGAAGGCTATACAGATTATCCATTCCTCGAAAGAACCGACGCGTAA
- the hpf gene encoding ribosome hibernation-promoting factor, HPF/YfiA family, with product MDIRVSGHQVETGEALQSHVEKRLGAIANKYFSKALSSHATFGRGPHERFTSDIVMHVMQGLVLKGRGEAQDAHVALDQAADRIEKQLRRYMRRLQDRHAQSAHALREEEAAYTVFDGGDFSEDVPPPEAPVIVAEMSVDIPESTVSDAVMLMDLRNTPALLFKNTGTGRHNMVYRREDGTIGWVEPKSAP from the coding sequence ATGGATATCAGGGTTTCAGGACATCAGGTCGAAACCGGTGAAGCACTGCAGAGCCATGTCGAAAAGCGCCTCGGCGCGATCGCTAACAAATATTTTTCGAAAGCGCTGTCGTCGCATGCCACTTTTGGCCGTGGACCACATGAACGCTTTACCAGCGACATTGTAATGCATGTGATGCAAGGTCTTGTTCTAAAAGGCCGAGGCGAAGCGCAGGATGCACATGTAGCGCTTGATCAAGCAGCAGACCGGATTGAAAAACAACTTCGCCGTTACATGCGCCGTCTACAGGACCGCCATGCACAGTCGGCGCACGCTCTGCGCGAGGAAGAGGCCGCTTATACCGTTTTTGACGGTGGCGACTTCTCTGAAGACGTCCCGCCACCCGAAGCGCCCGTGATCGTCGCAGAGATGAGTGTCGATATTCCAGAATCCACCGTCTCAGACGCCGTCATGCTCATGGATTTACGCAACACGCCTGCTTTGCTGTTTAAAAACACTGGCACTGGTCGCCATAATATGGTTTACCGCCGCGAAGACGGCACGATCGGGTGGGTTGAACCAAAATCGGCACCTTAG
- a CDS encoding cell wall hydrolase, with translation MLKMVRAASVVAISCTLASAVLTADAGFAFGNDQSTALSASAIVVDAAQITADKQNVERLKSGEVTTRLAENGDIIFIPGSGQPVNTDSRSEYVDDVREESVAASSLSELVRMQDVSEPLDSEVRCLAGAVYFESKGESLAGQLAVARVVIARAKSGRFPTTLCGVVYQKSQFSFVRGGGMPPIATGSAHWSNAVAISRIALNNSWKSPVEGALFFHARHVSPGWRLTRLGSIDNHIFYR, from the coding sequence ATGTTGAAAATGGTTCGGGCTGCCTCCGTGGTGGCCATTTCTTGTACGCTGGCATCCGCCGTTCTAACCGCCGATGCCGGTTTTGCTTTTGGGAATGACCAAAGCACAGCGCTTAGCGCATCCGCCATCGTAGTCGATGCTGCGCAGATCACAGCAGATAAGCAAAATGTCGAACGCCTGAAATCAGGTGAAGTGACGACAAGGCTTGCGGAAAATGGTGATATCATTTTCATTCCAGGTAGCGGTCAACCCGTCAACACCGACTCCCGCTCAGAATATGTAGATGACGTTCGCGAAGAGAGTGTTGCCGCATCTTCGCTGTCCGAACTGGTTCGGATGCAGGACGTTAGCGAACCGCTCGATAGCGAAGTGCGCTGCCTCGCTGGAGCCGTCTATTTTGAATCCAAAGGCGAATCGCTCGCTGGCCAGCTAGCCGTTGCACGTGTTGTTATCGCTCGCGCTAAGTCAGGGCGCTTTCCTACCACCCTGTGTGGTGTGGTGTATCAGAAGAGCCAATTTTCGTTCGTACGCGGCGGCGGTATGCCACCTATCGCAACGGGCAGTGCGCATTGGAGCAATGCTGTAGCGATAAGCCGAATTGCCCTTAACAACAGTTGGAAAAGCCCTGTTGAAGGCGCGCTTTTCTTTCATGCCCGCCACGTTTCGCCGGGTTGGCGGCTGACCCGGCTCGGATCGATTGACAATCATATTTTCTACCGTTGA
- the dnaQ gene encoding DNA polymerase III subunit epsilon — MREIIFDTETTGFDPLTGDRMVEIGCIEMVSRVMTGETYHAYFNPLRPMPAAAEQVHGLSDRFLSDKPLFAHKAEELLTFLGDSPLVAHNASFDFGFLNAELQLCGLDPISLDRMIDTVALARAKHPGAKLSLDALCSRYGIDRSHRVKHGALLDAELLAQLYIELTGGRQIGLGLVDDRAAVAGSDDGGTRHLVRVRPYREARPHSATPQELALHSEFIAKIKDALWLESESAL, encoded by the coding sequence ATGCGAGAGATAATTTTCGATACCGAAACGACCGGCTTTGATCCCCTTACCGGGGATCGGATGGTGGAGATAGGGTGCATCGAAATGGTTAGCCGGGTGATGACCGGTGAAACCTACCACGCCTATTTCAATCCGCTGCGACCGATGCCTGCAGCTGCCGAACAGGTGCACGGCCTATCGGATCGCTTCCTGTCAGATAAGCCGCTCTTTGCGCATAAGGCCGAAGAATTACTGACGTTTCTGGGCGACAGTCCGCTTGTCGCGCATAATGCCAGCTTTGACTTTGGATTTCTCAATGCGGAACTTCAATTGTGTGGGCTTGACCCGATTTCGCTTGATCGGATGATCGATACGGTAGCACTCGCACGCGCGAAGCATCCGGGCGCGAAGCTCTCGCTCGATGCATTATGCTCGCGCTATGGCATTGACCGCAGCCACCGTGTCAAACATGGCGCCCTGCTTGATGCTGAATTGCTTGCGCAACTTTATATTGAGCTGACGGGCGGCCGGCAAATCGGTCTTGGTTTGGTGGACGACAGGGCGGCCGTAGCCGGATCGGACGATGGTGGTACCCGCCATTTGGTGCGAGTCCGTCCATATCGTGAAGCTCGTCCACATAGCGCTACACCCCAAGAATTGGCGCTACACAGTGAATTTATCGCTAAAATCAAAGACGCGCTTTGGCTCGAATCCGAGTCGGCACTTTAG
- a CDS encoding DMT family transporter, which yields MGSNKVAVINLPVIKALVCSQDADKRCKLQRGFMPTNIFLQQSPKALAFLALIAGNIAIAFGPLLVRYADSGPIATGFWRLALATPFLFLVGYRFGFRLKSVPMKTFVFILTAGVFFGIDIIAWHIGIFQTKLGNATLFANCASMLLVIYGVVVARKMPGIWQIASVVLAFVGAALLMGQSLELSPEHFAGDLLCLGAGLTYTVYLLMMMRVRETTESWGALAMASTVAAAVLLPASLYTGEQVVPSIWWPVLLLAFTSQFVGQGCLTYALPHFSPLVIGLALLLQPALSAAAGWLAFGEALTLLDFTGSFLVMIALVLVRKQ from the coding sequence ATGGGGTCGAACAAAGTTGCAGTCATAAATCTTCCTGTCATTAAGGCTTTGGTTTGCAGCCAAGATGCGGATAAGCGTTGCAAATTGCAACGGGGGTTTATGCCGACAAATATTTTCCTTCAGCAAAGCCCCAAGGCTTTGGCTTTTCTGGCGTTGATTGCTGGGAATATCGCGATTGCTTTTGGTCCCCTGCTTGTGCGCTATGCCGATAGCGGACCGATTGCTACAGGATTCTGGCGGCTGGCTTTGGCTACACCTTTCCTGTTTCTGGTGGGCTATCGATTCGGATTTCGCCTAAAGTCAGTCCCTATGAAGACATTTGTTTTCATTCTCACAGCAGGGGTATTTTTCGGGATAGATATCATTGCCTGGCATATCGGCATTTTTCAAACAAAGCTGGGTAACGCGACTCTGTTTGCCAATTGCGCCAGCATGCTGCTGGTGATTTACGGAGTAGTAGTTGCGCGTAAAATGCCGGGAATTTGGCAGATCGCGTCGGTGGTCCTGGCGTTTGTTGGCGCGGCACTTTTGATGGGTCAAAGTCTAGAACTCTCGCCGGAACACTTTGCCGGGGACCTGCTCTGTCTTGGCGCGGGCCTGACATACACGGTGTATCTTTTAATGATGATGCGTGTTCGCGAAACTACCGAAAGTTGGGGCGCTCTGGCGATGGCCAGTACTGTTGCAGCGGCGGTCTTGCTTCCGGCATCTCTTTATACAGGCGAACAGGTGGTTCCATCGATCTGGTGGCCGGTGCTGTTACTTGCCTTTACTTCGCAGTTTGTTGGGCAGGGTTGCTTGACCTATGCCCTTCCGCATTTCAGTCCACTTGTCATCGGGCTAGCGCTGCTATTGCAACCGGCCTTGTCCGCTGCTGCTGGTTGGTTGGCATTTGGAGAAGCTCTGACGCTGCTTGATTTTACAGGCAGCTTTCTTGTCATGATCGCGCTGGTGCTCGTGCGGAAGCAATAG
- a CDS encoding PTS sugar transporter subunit IIA, which yields MIRISTRLVEGAVVANLVCAGKSDLLARLSTLAAENYLLDPSAVLDGLIERERLGPTGFGGGTAIPHCKVSGIDVPVAVFARLAKPVDYDAVDDEPVDLVCALISPAQDGASHLRALAEVSRLFRDEKFRTQLRGAADAGAMFALLTLSEERNAA from the coding sequence ATGATTCGAATTTCTACAAGGCTCGTTGAGGGAGCTGTCGTTGCGAATCTGGTTTGCGCGGGCAAATCCGACCTTCTCGCACGCCTTTCGACCCTCGCTGCCGAAAATTATTTGCTCGACCCAAGCGCCGTTCTTGACGGCCTTATTGAGCGCGAGCGTTTAGGCCCCACCGGTTTTGGTGGTGGTACGGCGATTCCTCATTGTAAAGTGTCGGGTATTGACGTGCCGGTAGCTGTCTTTGCCCGTCTGGCAAAGCCTGTAGACTACGACGCCGTCGACGACGAGCCTGTAGACTTGGTTTGCGCACTAATCTCGCCGGCACAAGATGGTGCATCGCATTTGCGGGCTCTTGCCGAGGTATCGCGTCTGTTCCGGGACGAAAAATTCCGCACGCAGCTGCGTGGCGCAGCAGATGCGGGCGCAATGTTCGCGTTGCTGACCTTGTCTGAAGAGCGCAACGCCGCTTGA
- a CDS encoding shikimate dehydrogenase family protein, with product MTNYAEVIGHPISHSKSPLIHRFWLNQLGLVGEYQARDILPEHLDDYFRERAADPEWRGCNVTIPHKIAALDHVTDLGDVRSSIGAINTVFRGANGILVGTNTDAGGFYGPIADLPLAGETAVVIGAGGASRAVLFALGQADIGEVVLFARNGLKAAGLLSHFGLKGRVLPLTARLPDSALLVNASPLGMKGQELLEIDLTPLPEHAVVYDLVYAPIETALLKQARARELEVVDGLEMLVGQAAIAFELFFGVAPPDDEENALRELLLR from the coding sequence ATGACCAATTATGCCGAAGTCATCGGGCATCCGATATCGCATTCCAAATCACCACTCATTCATCGGTTCTGGTTGAACCAACTAGGGCTTGTTGGCGAATATCAAGCACGAGATATCTTGCCAGAGCATTTGGATGACTATTTCCGTGAGCGTGCCGCCGACCCTGAATGGCGTGGATGCAATGTGACTATTCCGCATAAGATTGCAGCGCTCGATCATGTCACAGATCTGGGCGATGTACGGAGCTCAATCGGCGCGATCAACACCGTTTTTCGAGGTGCAAATGGTATCTTGGTCGGGACGAATACTGATGCAGGCGGCTTTTATGGCCCTATTGCTGACCTTCCACTTGCGGGGGAGACCGCAGTAGTGATCGGCGCTGGCGGGGCGTCGCGGGCAGTGCTGTTCGCATTGGGGCAGGCGGATATCGGCGAAGTTGTTTTGTTCGCACGCAATGGTCTTAAAGCGGCAGGATTACTCTCGCATTTCGGTCTGAAGGGGCGGGTGTTGCCGCTCACCGCACGGCTGCCCGATTCGGCGTTATTGGTGAACGCAAGTCCTTTAGGCATGAAAGGGCAGGAGCTACTTGAAATCGATCTTACGCCATTACCCGAACATGCGGTCGTTTACGACTTGGTCTACGCACCTATTGAAACTGCATTGCTTAAACAGGCGCGGGCGCGGGAGTTAGAGGTAGTCGACGGGCTCGAGATGCTGGTGGGTCAAGCGGCAATTGCTTTTGAACTGTTTTTCGGCGTCGCTCCACCAGACGATGAGGAAAATGCATTGCGAGAGTTGCTGCTGAGATGA
- a CDS encoding MmcB family DNA repair protein — MADVANLKPFPLPLAAAAAVARGVSRLFLRNQIMVQPEVSLRNNRRADLMGINAKGEIILVEIKCARSDLLGDQKWPEYLEFCDRFFWAVPAGFDIGPLHGETFMPERAGVIIADAYDAEIARPAALVPLAAARRKTETQRLARLAMRRLMGVADPDPILAEIEAE, encoded by the coding sequence ATGGCTGATGTCGCTAATCTGAAACCATTCCCACTTCCTTTAGCAGCCGCTGCCGCTGTTGCGCGTGGCGTGTCACGCCTGTTTTTGCGTAACCAGATCATGGTCCAACCGGAGGTGTCGTTACGTAACAACCGGCGCGCAGATCTGATGGGCATCAATGCGAAGGGCGAAATTATCCTGGTCGAGATAAAATGTGCCCGTAGCGATTTGCTGGGTGACCAGAAATGGCCAGAGTATCTTGAGTTTTGCGATCGCTTTTTCTGGGCTGTCCCGGCCGGGTTCGATATCGGACCGTTGCACGGGGAGACATTCATGCCTGAACGGGCAGGCGTTATCATCGCCGACGCTTATGACGCCGAAATCGCTCGCCCCGCTGCACTCGTTCCGCTCGCAGCGGCGCGGCGAAAGACTGAAACCCAACGCCTAGCCCGCTTGGCTATGCGTCGTTTGATGGGTGTTGCGGACCCTGACCCCATTTTAGCGGAGATCGAGGCAGAGTAA